A stretch of the Streptomyces venezuelae genome encodes the following:
- a CDS encoding alpha/beta fold hydrolase, translating to MKLRLPRRRRHRALAGAAALAVLAGAGAWTVAASEDAPAVHRTDQVLDMAGTGIDTSYYVAPTGARRPAVLLGHGFGGSKDDVRAQAERLARDGYAVLAWSARGFGGSGGKIGLNDPAFEVKDVSGLIDWLAKRPEVRLDADGDPRVGIAGASYGGAVSLLAAGHDRRVDAIAPQITYWNLADSLFPQGVFKKLWAGVFFTTGAAGGVQLAGPPAAGTAAPAPAPAAGPVCGRFQPELCAMYERVAVAGKPDEEARRLLESRSPSAVGDRIKVPTLIVQGQADSLFPLDQSDAMARAIAANGAPVAVDWAAGGHDGGMRETGRIEDRVTAWFDRHLKGDTSVDTGPAFQITRTGGIDTTNGEVQIRQAAGDRYPGLGSRPRTVPLAGREQSFTNPAGGAPPSLSSLPGIGAQLGAFGTGLSLDFPGQYARFDSAPLDGELRITGTPVVRLRVKSTAADGSAVLFGKVYDVGPGGQQLLPSQLVAPVRVENAQNGTEVELRLPAVDHAVEAGHRLRLVLSATDLGYATPAAPARYSVEVLGPLSVPVADGVRTSAAALPAWTWWLPAGAVVLAVVLLTVRRRARPGGAPAAAGRPAPDPVPAGGDVPLEITGLTKRYKKAKDRYAVRDLSFRVEQGQVLGLLGPNGAGKTTTLRMLMGLIAPDAGEIRVFGHPVRAGSPVLSRVGAFVEGAGFLPHLSGRANLELYWRATGRPAADSHMDEALEIAGLGDALERAVRTYSQGMRQRLAIAQAMLGLPDLLILDEPTNGLDPPQIREMRDVMIRYAAGGRTVIVSSHLLSEVEQSCTHLVVMDRGRLVQAGPVAEITGGGDTLLVTPAERVADVVVEKVAALEGVGSVVRSEDGLGLLVRLEGASASELVAELVRLEVPVAAVGPHRRLEDAFLTLIGGAA from the coding sequence ATGAAACTCCGATTGCCGCGGCGCCGCCGGCACCGCGCGCTCGCGGGTGCCGCCGCGCTCGCCGTCCTCGCGGGTGCCGGTGCCTGGACCGTCGCCGCCTCCGAAGACGCGCCCGCCGTGCACCGCACGGACCAGGTGCTGGACATGGCCGGTACGGGCATCGACACCTCGTACTACGTCGCCCCGACAGGGGCTCGGCGGCCGGCCGTGCTGCTCGGCCACGGCTTCGGAGGATCGAAGGACGATGTGCGGGCGCAGGCGGAACGGCTGGCCCGGGACGGGTACGCCGTGCTGGCCTGGTCGGCGCGCGGTTTCGGCGGCTCCGGCGGAAAGATCGGCCTGAACGACCCCGCCTTCGAGGTCAAGGATGTGTCCGGGCTGATCGACTGGCTGGCCAAGCGCCCCGAGGTGCGCCTGGACGCCGACGGGGACCCCCGGGTGGGCATCGCCGGCGCCTCCTACGGCGGGGCCGTCTCGCTGCTGGCCGCCGGCCACGACCGCCGGGTGGACGCGATCGCCCCGCAGATCACCTACTGGAACCTCGCGGACTCCCTCTTCCCCCAGGGCGTGTTCAAGAAGCTGTGGGCCGGGGTGTTCTTCACCACCGGGGCGGCCGGCGGGGTCCAGCTCGCCGGCCCGCCCGCCGCCGGCACCGCGGCCCCGGCCCCCGCCCCGGCCGCGGGCCCCGTCTGCGGCCGGTTCCAGCCGGAGCTGTGCGCGATGTACGAGCGGGTCGCGGTGGCCGGGAAGCCCGACGAGGAGGCGCGCCGGCTCCTGGAGTCCCGCAGCCCCTCGGCGGTCGGCGACCGGATCAAGGTGCCGACGCTGATCGTGCAGGGCCAGGCCGACTCGCTGTTCCCGCTGGACCAGTCCGATGCCATGGCCCGGGCCATCGCCGCGAACGGGGCTCCGGTCGCCGTCGACTGGGCGGCCGGCGGCCATGACGGCGGCATGCGCGAGACCGGCCGTATCGAGGACCGGGTGACCGCCTGGTTCGACCGCCACCTCAAGGGCGACACCTCGGTGGACACCGGGCCCGCCTTCCAGATCACCCGGACCGGCGGGATCGACACCACCAACGGCGAGGTCCAGATCCGCCAGGCCGCCGGCGACCGCTACCCCGGGCTGGGTTCCAGGCCCCGCACGGTCCCCCTGGCCGGCCGTGAGCAGAGCTTCACCAACCCGGCCGGCGGAGCCCCGCCCTCGCTGTCCTCGCTGCCGGGCATCGGCGCACAGCTCGGTGCCTTCGGCACCGGCCTGTCCCTTGACTTCCCCGGCCAGTACGCCCGCTTCGACTCCGCGCCGCTGGACGGCGAACTCCGCATCACCGGAACGCCGGTCGTGCGGCTGCGGGTGAAGTCGACGGCGGCGGACGGCTCGGCGGTGCTGTTCGGCAAGGTGTACGACGTGGGGCCCGGCGGGCAGCAGCTGCTGCCCAGTCAGCTGGTGGCCCCGGTCCGGGTGGAGAACGCGCAGAACGGCACGGAGGTCGAGCTACGGCTGCCGGCCGTCGACCATGCGGTGGAGGCGGGACACCGGCTGCGCCTGGTGCTGTCCGCCACCGACCTCGGCTATGCCACGCCGGCGGCCCCGGCCCGCTACTCGGTGGAGGTGCTCGGTCCGCTGTCCGTCCCGGTGGCTGACGGGGTCCGGACCTCGGCCGCCGCGCTGCCCGCCTGGACCTGGTGGCTGCCGGCGGGTGCGGTGGTGCTGGCCGTCGTCCTGCTGACGGTGCGGCGGCGGGCACGGCCCGGCGGGGCTCCGGCCGCGGCCGGGCGGCCCGCGCCGGACCCGGTGCCCGCAGGAGGCGACGTACCACTGGAGATCACCGGGCTGACGAAGCGGTACAAGAAGGCCAAGGACCGCTACGCGGTGCGGGACCTGTCGTTCCGGGTGGAGCAGGGGCAGGTGCTGGGGCTGCTTGGCCCGAACGGGGCGGGCAAGACGACCACCCTGCGCATGCTGATGGGGCTGATCGCGCCCGATGCCGGGGAGATCCGGGTGTTCGGGCACCCGGTGCGCGCCGGATCGCCGGTGCTGTCGCGGGTCGGCGCGTTCGTGGAGGGCGCGGGATTCCTGCCGCACCTGTCGGGGCGGGCCAACCTCGAGCTGTACTGGCGGGCGACCGGCCGGCCGGCCGCGGACTCGCACATGGACGAGGCCCTGGAGATCGCCGGGCTCGGCGATGCGCTGGAGCGGGCGGTACGGACGTACTCCCAGGGCATGCGGCAGCGGCTGGCCATCGCGCAGGCGATGCTGGGACTGCCGGACCTGCTGATCCTCGACGAGCCGACGAACGGTCTGGACCCGCCGCAGATCCGGGAGATGCGGGACGTGATGATCCGGTACGCGGCCGGCGGCCGGACGGTGATCGTGTCCAGCCATCTGCTGTCGGAGGTCGAGCAGTCCTGTACGCACCTGGTGGTCATGGACCGCGGCCGGCTGGTGCAGGCCGGCCCGGTGGCCGAGATCACCGGGGGCGGCGACACCCTGCTGGTGACGCCGGCGGAACGGGTGGCGGATGTGGTCGTCGAGAAGGTGGCCGCGCTGGAGGGAGTGGGATCGGTGGTCAGGTCCGAGGACGGACTCGGGCTGCTGGTACGGCTGGAGGGCGCGAGCGCGAGCGAGCTGGTCGCCGAACTCGTCCGGCTGGAGGTGCCGGTGGCCGCGGTGGGCCCGCACCGGAGACTCGAGGACGCGTTCCTCACCCTGATCGGAGGTGCGGCATGA
- a CDS encoding ABC transporter permease, with product MSTVETPPAPKGAAGAETAPGYAAGRTLPLRVEALRQWRRRRTLVMGGVLAALPFILLIAFAVGGGPEDDRNGNGRITLIDTATASAANFAATSLFVSAGFLLVVPVALFCGDTVASEASWSSLRYLLASPVPRARLLWSKLVVALGFSLAAMVLLPVVALAVGTVAYGWGPLQLPTGGALPTGDILPRLALVVAFVFVSQLVTAGLAFWLSTRTDAPLGAVGGAVGLTIVGNVLDAVTALGDWREFLPAHWQFAWADALQPQLEWGGMVKGTAVSVSYALVLFALAFRGFARKDIVS from the coding sequence ATGAGCACGGTGGAGACTCCCCCGGCACCGAAGGGGGCGGCGGGGGCCGAGACGGCACCGGGGTATGCGGCGGGCCGGACGCTGCCGCTGCGGGTGGAGGCGCTGCGGCAGTGGCGGCGCCGCCGGACGCTGGTGATGGGCGGGGTGCTGGCCGCGCTCCCCTTCATCCTGCTGATCGCGTTCGCGGTGGGCGGCGGCCCGGAGGACGACCGGAACGGGAACGGCCGGATCACCCTGATCGACACGGCCACCGCCTCGGCCGCCAACTTCGCCGCGACCAGCCTGTTCGTCTCGGCGGGCTTCCTGCTGGTGGTGCCGGTGGCGCTGTTCTGCGGGGACACGGTGGCCTCCGAGGCCAGCTGGTCCTCGCTGCGCTACCTGCTGGCCTCGCCGGTCCCCCGGGCCCGGCTGCTGTGGAGCAAGCTGGTGGTGGCGCTGGGGTTCAGCCTGGCGGCGATGGTGCTGCTGCCGGTGGTGGCCCTGGCGGTGGGCACGGTCGCGTACGGCTGGGGTCCGCTGCAACTGCCGACCGGCGGGGCGCTGCCGACCGGGGACATCCTGCCGCGGCTGGCGCTGGTGGTGGCCTTCGTCTTCGTGTCGCAACTGGTGACGGCCGGGCTGGCGTTCTGGCTGTCGACCAGGACGGACGCCCCGCTGGGGGCGGTCGGCGGGGCGGTCGGCCTGACCATCGTGGGCAATGTGCTGGATGCGGTGACCGCGCTCGGCGACTGGCGGGAGTTCCTGCCGGCCCACTGGCAGTTCGCCTGGGCGGACGCGCTGCAGCCGCAGTTGGAGTGGGGCGGCATGGTGAAGGGTACGGCGGTGTCGGTCTCGTACGCGCTGGTGCTGTTCGCCCTCGCGTTCCGGGGGTTCGCCCGCAAGGACATCGTGTCCTAG
- a CDS encoding ankyrin repeat domain-containing protein produces MNRRRQKKLSRRLVTAARLGRTAEAGALLRAGAPAGTPDPDGTTPLYAAAVHGAEDIVRRLLEAGAHPDAESGHGDEGTPLCAAACWGHTGAVRALLAHGADPNLREDHGTGHTPLYWALRGPHPETAEALRAAGASH; encoded by the coding sequence GTGAACCGCAGACGGCAGAAGAAGCTGTCGCGACGGCTCGTCACCGCGGCCCGGCTCGGCCGGACCGCCGAGGCCGGAGCCCTGCTGCGGGCCGGCGCCCCGGCCGGGACGCCCGATCCCGACGGCACCACCCCGCTCTACGCGGCAGCCGTGCACGGAGCCGAGGACATCGTCCGCCGCCTGCTGGAGGCCGGAGCCCACCCGGACGCCGAAAGCGGTCACGGCGACGAGGGCACCCCCCTGTGCGCGGCGGCCTGCTGGGGCCACACCGGAGCCGTACGCGCCCTGCTCGCCCACGGCGCCGACCCCAACCTCCGCGAGGACCACGGCACCGGCCACACCCCGCTGTACTGGGCGCTCCGGGGACCCCACCCGGAAACCGCCGAGGCCCTGCGCGCCGCCGGCGCCTCGCACTGA
- a CDS encoding aldo/keto reductase: MRYLPLGHSGLQVSAVGLGCNNFGRTLDAAATRAVVDAALDSGITLLDTADIYGSPRGASESHLGQALKGRRDQVVLATKFGYDGVDMGYGPAVGSRGGRRYIRRSVEESLRRLGTDHIDLYQLHSPDPATPLAETLGALTELVTEGKVRYLGHSNFSGWQLAEAAHLARATGAAPFISAQNEWSLLERTAERELVPAARHYGVGVLPYYPLANGLLTGKIRRGAAVPAGSRLVGEDDYLTEQKLDVVEALAGLGEKYGRSVLELSIGWLSAQPGCASVIAGATSAEQIRANAAVADRPLDAELLAAVDAIAEAAGFGPGQGDA; encoded by the coding sequence ATGCGCTATCTCCCCCTCGGCCACTCTGGTCTTCAGGTGTCCGCCGTCGGCCTCGGCTGCAACAACTTCGGCCGCACCCTCGACGCCGCCGCCACCCGCGCGGTCGTCGACGCGGCCCTCGACTCGGGCATCACCCTGCTCGACACCGCCGACATCTACGGGTCCCCCCGCGGCGCCTCCGAGAGCCACCTCGGCCAGGCCCTCAAGGGCCGCCGCGACCAGGTCGTGCTCGCCACCAAGTTCGGCTACGACGGCGTCGACATGGGGTACGGCCCGGCCGTCGGCTCCCGCGGCGGCCGGCGCTACATCCGCCGCTCCGTCGAGGAGTCCCTGCGCCGTCTGGGCACCGACCACATCGACCTGTACCAGCTGCACAGCCCCGACCCGGCCACTCCGCTCGCCGAAACCCTGGGCGCGCTCACCGAACTCGTCACCGAGGGCAAGGTCCGCTACCTCGGCCACTCCAACTTCAGCGGCTGGCAGCTCGCCGAAGCCGCACACCTGGCCCGCGCGACCGGCGCCGCCCCCTTCATCTCGGCGCAGAACGAGTGGTCGCTGCTGGAGCGCACCGCCGAGCGGGAACTCGTACCCGCCGCCCGCCACTACGGCGTCGGCGTGCTGCCGTACTACCCGCTCGCCAACGGCCTGCTCACCGGCAAGATCCGCCGCGGCGCGGCCGTGCCGGCCGGCTCCCGGCTGGTCGGCGAGGACGACTACCTCACCGAGCAGAAGCTCGACGTGGTCGAGGCCCTGGCCGGTCTCGGCGAGAAGTACGGCCGCAGCGTGCTGGAGCTGTCCATCGGCTGGCTCTCCGCCCAGCCCGGCTGCGCCTCGGTGATCGCCGGCGCCACCTCCGCCGAGCAGATCCGCGCCAACGCGGCCGTCGCCGACCGCCCCCTGGACGCCGAACTCCTCGCCGCGGTCGACGCGATCGCCGAGGCGGCGGGCTTCGGGCCGGGCCAGGGCGACGCCTGA
- a CDS encoding glycoside hydrolase family 18 protein, whose amino-acid sequence MRRSMLGRLAVAACSLSLLAAFAPAASADADARTGHGRSLKRVGYFTQWGVYGRDFQVQDLDTSGTAAKLTHINYAFGNVSPDGKCFTGNVPGEADAWADYVRPLAASDSVDGVADDWQQPVAGNFNQLRELKAKYPHLKVLISLGGWSWSTHFSDAALTPASRKAFVASCIDLYLKGNLPQDGSRGGPGSAAGIFDGIDLDWEWPGSEGDTDTKFRPEDKRNFTALVGEFRSQLDAYGRTQQRRYELSAFVPTAPAKIDAGFEVRRIMRDLDFVTLQGYDFHVSGEKTTAQQSALYARGDFSVDGTVDAWLRRGAPAHKLVMGMPFYGQGWTGVSGGGDGMGQPATGPAPATWAAGYEDYKALKKLAEGGTYQVHRDRRGGHAWLFDGTTLWTYDDPQVLRTKSAYIREHGLGGAMFWSLDADTADGELITAVDRGLRGR is encoded by the coding sequence ATGCGCCGCAGCATGCTCGGCAGGCTGGCCGTCGCCGCCTGTTCCCTCTCCCTGCTGGCCGCCTTCGCGCCCGCGGCCAGCGCCGATGCCGATGCCCGGACCGGCCACGGCCGTTCCCTCAAGCGCGTCGGCTACTTCACCCAGTGGGGCGTCTACGGACGCGACTTCCAGGTGCAGGACCTCGACACCAGCGGCACCGCCGCCAAGCTCACGCACATCAACTACGCCTTCGGCAACGTCAGTCCGGACGGCAAGTGCTTCACCGGGAACGTGCCGGGCGAGGCCGACGCCTGGGCCGACTACGTCCGGCCGCTGGCTGCGTCCGACTCGGTCGACGGGGTCGCCGACGACTGGCAGCAGCCGGTCGCAGGCAACTTCAACCAGCTGCGCGAGCTCAAGGCCAAGTACCCGCACCTCAAGGTGCTGATCTCGCTGGGCGGCTGGAGCTGGTCCACCCACTTCTCGGACGCCGCCCTCACCCCCGCCTCCCGCAAGGCCTTCGTCGCCTCCTGCATCGACCTCTACCTCAAGGGGAACCTGCCGCAGGACGGCAGCCGCGGCGGCCCCGGCTCGGCGGCCGGCATCTTCGACGGCATCGACCTCGACTGGGAGTGGCCCGGCTCCGAGGGCGACACCGACACGAAGTTCCGCCCGGAGGACAAGCGCAACTTCACTGCCCTGGTCGGCGAGTTCCGCAGCCAGCTGGATGCGTACGGGCGCACCCAGCAGCGGCGGTACGAGCTGTCGGCCTTTGTGCCGACCGCTCCCGCGAAGATCGATGCCGGCTTCGAGGTCCGCCGGATCATGCGGGACCTCGATTTCGTCACCCTCCAGGGCTACGACTTCCATGTGTCGGGTGAGAAGACCACCGCCCAGCAGTCCGCCCTGTACGCGCGCGGCGACTTCAGCGTGGACGGCACCGTGGACGCCTGGCTGCGGCGCGGGGCGCCCGCGCACAAGCTGGTGATGGGCATGCCGTTCTACGGGCAGGGCTGGACCGGTGTGAGCGGCGGCGGGGACGGTATGGGGCAGCCCGCGACCGGACCGGCCCCGGCCACCTGGGCGGCGGGGTACGAGGACTACAAGGCGCTGAAGAAGCTGGCCGAGGGCGGCACCTACCAGGTCCACCGGGACCGGCGCGGCGGGCACGCCTGGCTGTTCGACGGCACCACCCTGTGGACATACGACGATCCGCAGGTGCTGCGTACGAAGTCGGCGTACATCCGTGAACACGGCCTGGGCGGGGCGATGTTCTGGTCGCTGGACGCGGACACCGCGGACGGGGAGCTGATCACCGCCGTCGACCGGGGCCTGCGAGGCCGCTGA
- a CDS encoding serpin family protein has product MRTTTTRAVNRLTARWAREAAEAGGGTVVTAAGVWPLLALLADGAAGPARTELAEALGIPAEAAAEAARELLAGLAGVRGLETATGLWARRDLPLEEPWTAGLPPGTRGELTGEPDTDRAVLDHWAAEHTGGLIDRMPVPVFPDTLLVLASALALQLTWLQPFTERPRPITAGPWAGRTVRGLGRWTSLLDRVRVADTTAGPLTLLEVVGDGGVDVHLVLGEPAAGPGEVLAEGIAAVTGGGGGAGARPVAGSALPEGTPGPGLDIRRELSYSPEPRLAVQTVAFSVEAQHDLLAQARLFGLETASDDRFGHFPGISGKPMAIGAAAQSALARFHAEGFEAAAVTAVAMAPGGAAPPRPRYRTRRIGLVIDRPFGFLAVHRTSKLVLAAGWVADPLPGSW; this is encoded by the coding sequence ATGAGAACGACGACAACGCGCGCGGTCAACCGGCTCACGGCCCGCTGGGCCCGCGAAGCGGCCGAGGCCGGCGGCGGGACCGTGGTGACGGCGGCCGGCGTGTGGCCGCTGCTGGCCCTGCTCGCGGACGGCGCGGCCGGACCGGCCCGCACCGAACTGGCGGAAGCGCTCGGCATACCCGCCGAGGCGGCGGCCGAGGCGGCCCGCGAGCTGCTGGCCGGGCTGGCCGGAGTACGGGGTCTGGAGACGGCCACCGGGCTGTGGGCGCGGCGGGACCTGCCCCTGGAGGAGCCCTGGACGGCCGGTCTGCCGCCCGGCACCCGCGGGGAGTTGACCGGGGAGCCGGACACGGACCGGGCGGTCCTCGACCACTGGGCGGCGGAGCACACCGGCGGGCTGATCGACCGGATGCCGGTGCCGGTGTTCCCGGACACCTTGCTGGTGCTCGCCTCCGCGCTCGCCCTGCAGCTCACCTGGCTCCAGCCGTTCACCGAGCGCCCCCGGCCGATCACCGCGGGGCCCTGGGCCGGACGGACGGTCCGTGGCCTCGGCCGCTGGACCTCGCTGCTGGACCGGGTGCGGGTCGCCGACACCACCGCCGGTCCGCTGACCCTGCTGGAGGTGGTGGGCGACGGCGGGGTCGACGTCCACCTCGTCCTGGGCGAGCCCGCGGCCGGCCCGGGGGAGGTGCTGGCCGAGGGCATTGCGGCCGTGACCGGGGGCGGCGGCGGGGCCGGCGCCCGACCGGTGGCCGGGTCCGCGCTGCCGGAGGGAACTCCCGGTCCGGGACTGGACATCCGTAGGGAACTGTCGTACTCCCCCGAGCCTCGGCTGGCCGTACAGACGGTGGCGTTCTCCGTCGAGGCCCAGCACGATCTGCTGGCGCAGGCACGGCTGTTCGGCCTGGAGACGGCCTCCGACGACCGTTTCGGGCATTTCCCCGGCATCAGCGGCAAGCCGATGGCCATCGGCGCCGCGGCGCAGTCGGCGCTGGCCCGGTTCCACGCCGAGGGCTTCGAGGCGGCGGCCGTCACCGCCGTCGCGATGGCGCCCGGCGGCGCAGCCCCGCCGCGCCCGCGGTACCGGACCCGCCGGATCGGCCTGGTCATCGACCGCCCCTTCGGCTTCCTCGCCGTCCACCGCACCTCGAAGCTGGTCCTGGCGGCGGGCTGGGTCGCCGATCCGCTGCCCGGCTCCTGGTGA
- a CDS encoding PfkB family carbohydrate kinase — MRGLTTPAGPYDVLVLGEVLVEVQAGTALHSAVDGTGARISYSGDALNAAAAAVAAGARTALLAVVGEDELSGPLLHRAAGLGIDVAHVRRAPRPNGAYLLSADTEGDRAFVYWRTGSAGSTLSRAHIESWQDLLTTTPALITSGITGALSPSSREAVLAAAEAVHRAGGHLSYDPNFRSRLTSRSEARELLARVAPRTGLLKTSCPADALALVGTDDPGEAAARYRRLGARTVAVTAGSGRLLLHDGAGARYLPVPANPAPVDATGAGDCFTGTTTARLALGDTLADAVAYGVAAASLSVSGRGGTGLVPAFGDTAALARRQAGPD, encoded by the coding sequence GTGAGAGGGCTCACGACGCCGGCCGGCCCGTACGACGTGCTGGTGCTCGGCGAGGTACTGGTCGAGGTCCAGGCCGGCACCGCCCTGCACAGCGCCGTCGACGGCACCGGCGCCCGGATCTCCTACTCCGGCGACGCGCTCAACGCCGCGGCTGCCGCCGTCGCCGCCGGGGCCCGTACCGCCCTGCTCGCCGTGGTCGGCGAGGACGAACTGAGCGGGCCGCTGCTGCACCGGGCGGCCGGACTCGGCATCGACGTCGCGCATGTACGCCGTGCCCCCCGCCCCAACGGGGCCTACCTGCTGTCCGCCGACACCGAGGGCGACCGCGCCTTTGTCTACTGGCGCACCGGCAGCGCCGGTTCCACCCTCTCGCGCGCCCACATCGAGTCCTGGCAGGACCTGCTCACCACCACCCCGGCCCTGATCACCAGCGGGATCACCGGGGCGCTCTCGCCGAGCAGCCGCGAGGCGGTGCTGGCCGCCGCCGAGGCCGTGCACCGGGCCGGCGGGCACCTCTCGTACGATCCCAACTTCCGTTCCCGGCTCACCAGCCGGTCCGAGGCACGGGAACTGCTCGCCCGGGTCGCCCCGCGCACCGGACTCCTCAAGACCTCCTGCCCGGCCGACGCCCTGGCCCTGGTCGGCACCGACGACCCCGGGGAGGCCGCCGCCCGCTACCGCCGGCTGGGCGCCCGTACGGTGGCGGTGACCGCCGGCTCCGGACGGCTGCTGCTGCACGACGGGGCCGGGGCCCGGTACCTCCCGGTCCCGGCCAATCCGGCCCCGGTGGACGCCACCGGGGCCGGGGACTGCTTCACCGGCACAACAACCGCACGGCTGGCCCTGGGCGACACCCTTGCGGATGCCGTCGCCTACGGCGTGGCGGCGGCCTCCCTCTCGGTGTCCGGGCGGGGCGGCACCGGACTCGTTCCCGCCTTCGGGGACACCGCCGCCCTGGCCCGCAGACAGGCCGGCCCGGACTGA
- a CDS encoding bifunctional 4-hydroxy-2-oxoglutarate aldolase/2-dehydro-3-deoxy-phosphogluconate aldolase: protein MSGSKPRSMPGSAPDFVPGSVPGSVPGPGACHPYAVIAAQRLLPVLRTPDAEQAVRRTTALLAAGCRAVELTTSTPGWAEAVARTVPLADAHGRPALIGVGTVTGAEQAEAALDAGAGFLVSPHPAPEVRAVARRRHAVFIEGGFTPGEIAAAVRAAGAAKVFPAHVGGPQFIRSLTAVLPSALILPTGGIRPAEVRDWLDAGAGAVGIGSGLPDRPAELAALFADLAVPEPGAESEPEPGRWR from the coding sequence TTGTCGGGTTCCAAGCCGCGCTCCATGCCGGGTTCCGCACCGGATTTCGTGCCCGGTTCCGTTCCGGGTTCCGTGCCGGGGCCCGGGGCCTGCCATCCGTACGCGGTCATCGCCGCCCAGCGGCTGCTGCCGGTGCTGCGCACCCCCGACGCGGAGCAGGCCGTCCGGCGGACCACCGCTCTGCTCGCCGCCGGCTGCCGCGCCGTGGAACTGACCACCTCCACCCCCGGCTGGGCCGAGGCCGTCGCCCGGACCGTCCCGCTCGCCGACGCCCACGGCCGGCCCGCCCTGATCGGGGTCGGCACGGTGACCGGAGCCGAGCAGGCCGAGGCCGCGCTGGACGCCGGTGCCGGATTCCTGGTCTCGCCCCATCCCGCCCCCGAGGTGCGCGCGGTGGCGCGGCGCCGTCACGCCGTCTTCATCGAGGGCGGGTTCACCCCCGGGGAGATCGCCGCGGCGGTCCGGGCGGCCGGCGCCGCCAAGGTCTTTCCGGCCCATGTCGGCGGTCCGCAGTTCATCCGCTCCCTCACCGCCGTCCTGCCTTCGGCGCTGATCCTGCCGACCGGCGGCATCCGGCCCGCCGAGGTCCGGGACTGGCTCGACGCGGGGGCCGGCGCCGTCGGCATCGGCAGTGGCCTGCCGGACCGCCCCGCCGAACTGGCCGCCCTCTTCGCCGACCTGGCCGTGCCCGAGCCCGGGGCCGAGTCCGAGCCCGAGCCCGGGCGGTGGCGGTGA